The Cucumis melo cultivar AY chromosome 6, USDA_Cmelo_AY_1.0, whole genome shotgun sequence genome includes a region encoding these proteins:
- the LOC103483830 gene encoding protein SRG1 — translation MAPVPISPIKVGHIDDVQELRKFKPNIIPERFIRDIQERPTPATPLISSSDIPTIDLSKLLKGNKDEILQLTTACEEWGFFQVINHGIALNLLENIEGQAMEFFRLPLEEKQKYAMVPGTVQGYGQAFVFSEHQKLDWCNMFALGVIPDFLRNPLFWPKKPANFSNTVEIYSKEVRKLCKNLLKYIALGLGLKEDLFEEAFGVAVQAIRMNYYPPCSRPDLVLGLSPHSDGSALTVLQQGKGSSVGLQILKDGKWVPVQPIPNALVINIGDTMEVVTNGRYKSVEHRAVTHKHTDRLSIVTFYAPSYDIELGPMPEFVDKNNPCRYRRYNHGEYSKHYVTNKLQGKRTLEFAKIIPTKNSC, via the exons ATGGCTCCAGTACCTATTTCTCCAATCAAGGTAGGGCACATTGATGATGTGCAAGAACTCAGAAAGTTTAAGCCTAACATTATTCCCGAGAGATTTATCAGGGACATACAAGAGAGACCAACACCAGCAACACCTTTAATCTCATCCTCTGACATTCCCACTATTGATTTATCCAAGCTTCTAAAGGGAAACAAAGATGAAATTCTGCAGCTAACCACTGCCTGCGAGGAATGGGGATTTTTTCAG GTAATCAATCACGGAATCGCTCTGAACCTACTAGAAAATATAGAAGGGCAGGCAATGGAATTCTTCAGGCTACCTTTGGAAGAGAAACAAAAGTACGCAATGGTACCAGGGACAGTTCAAGGATATGGGCAAGCATTTGTGTTCTCAGAGCACCAAAAACTGGATTGGTGTAACATGTTTGCTCTAGGAGTTATACCCGACTTTCTAAGGAACCCTCTATTCTGGCCAAAGAAGCCAGCTAACTTCAG CAATACTGTGGAGATCTACTCAAAAGAAGTAAGAAAGCTTTGCAAGAATCTATTGAAGTACATAGCTTTAGGCCTTGGTCTAAAAGAGGACCTATTTGAAGAAGCGTTTGGGGTGGCCGTACAGGCAATAAGGATGAACTACTATCCACCGTGTTCGAGACCTGATCTTGTTTTGGGGCTGAGTCCACACTCCGATGGAAGTGCTTTAACTGTTTTGCAGCAAGGAAAGGGCAGCTCAGTAGGGCTCCAGATCCTTAAAGATGGCAAGTGGGTTCCTGTCCAACCCATCCCAAATGCACTTGTGATCAACATTGGCGATACAATGGAG GTTGTTACAAATGGCAGGTACAAATCCGTAGAGCACAGAGCTGTGACTCACAAACACACTGACCGACTTTCCATCGTCACATTTTATGCTCCTAGCTATGACATAGAGCTTGGTCCAATGCCAGAATTCGTAGACAAAAACAATCCATGCAGGTATAGAAGATACAATCATGGAGAATACAGTAAGCACTATGTAACAAACAAGTTACAGGGAAAGAGAACACTGGAGTTTGCCAAGATTATTCCAACCAAAAACTCCTGCTAA